In Seonamhaeicola sp. S2-3, the genomic window CATTTGTTTCTTTTATTATTTGTTCCAGTGCATCAATAATAGTTTCAATACAATACTCTTTTTGAACTTTACTTAATTTTTCATAAAATAAATTTAGGCCCAAAACAGATAATGTTACAGGTGAATCCCACATTGTATTCTCAATTTCATCTGAAGAAAAGTGTTTGAAAATAGTCTCCCATTCATCAAATGACATTTCAGATTTTTTTTCTTTAACCTGCCTTAATGAATGAGAATAGTGTAAAGAAAGATTATCATTCTCATTTTCTTTTGTAAAAGCTTCAACAGCATTAAAAATCGGTTCTGGATAGTTAACCTCTAACTGAAAAACCCCTTTTTTTTCATCAACAAATGATGTCTTGTATTTTCTCACATCCATTTCAGTAATAGCCTTTTCCCAAAAAATATCATCACTACAATTTTCATAAAAACAATCGAATATTACTTGTAGTTCTTTATTAAGCAAACCATTATTTATTTGATAATGAAGTATAAACTCTCGAAGACCTCGTTGATATTTCTTTCTGTGTGGAAGTCTATTAAATTCTCCTTTTTCTTTTTGGGCATAAGAAATTCTTTGATCATAAATTGCCGTAGCGGAATGTTCTCTTGTTGCTCTATGTGTATCCCATTCATAAAACTCTCTAACTCTTAAAATTGGTAAAATGGTATCCCCAAATGCTTTTGAATAAGCTATAAATACACTGGTTAAAACACTAATTATTGTAGCTGAATTTGAATTTTCTAATAAATAATTGGTTATTGTCTTTAATAACTTATTGTCAGGAACTTCAAATCGAGCAATTTCTAATAAATATTTTTCAAGGCTAATTAAAATGGATTCAAGCAAGTAATGAGTTACAGTTGTGCCTCTATACGCATTCCATAAATACTCATTTCCATAGATTGTCTTTACATTACCGTCATTTAACATCATTTTAATTTCCTTTAGTTCCTCTTTTACACTAAAATCAGATTCTTTATAAGATGATGCTATATAATTAGTGAACTCACAAATAAAAGCTACAGCCTTTAAAGGATGATATCTTAATAAATTAAAAACAAAAGTTTTATAAATCCCAGACGGAAAAAAATCGAATCTAGTCTTTGTTATACCCCAGGCATCTTCTCTTTCTTTACGTTCCGGAAAAGAAAATCCAAAAGGGCCTTCTCTTTTAGGTAGACTTTCAGGTGGTATACGTTTCCAATGTTTGTTCGCTATGCGAATTAATGTATCCGGTAATTCTTTAATTAGTAAGCCATTTCTAACACCACCTATAGCCTTTTTAATTACCAATTCACTAAAACCTTTTAATCTTCCATACTCATCTGTATTTGAACTACATTCTTCAATGAATTTCTTTAATTCATCTTTACAATAAGACGCAAAACCAAAAAGCATATATACAAAGCTTGTCTTTTGATAGTCGTTTTTTGATGAATAACCCCAAAGGTCACTTCCATCGTACATTTCTTTTACATAATGAAAAACCAATATATTTGCTGCTTCTATCTCTTTAATAGAACAAAGCTTAAATTGGAAAAGAAATTTATATTCCCAGTCCAGTAAAAAATTTGAAATAGACTTCCTTATACTTTCTATTTCTAAAATATTTGAAGATAAAAAGCATAACATTTCTTCCCAACAAGAACCTACAGGAAATAAAATGTCTTTAGAGTTTTCTTTGTTAAAACTATATTCCCTACAAGTAGTTCTTATAAGCAGAATGCACCTATTCAAAAACATACAATTGTTTTCCAATAATTTTGAAGAGAAATATTTGAAAAAAGAACTGCAATCATCTGACCTAAAAACAGCTGTAAGTATTTCATCTGTCCAATATGTAGGAATCGAGTCGTCTTCTAATGTCAAAGAAATTAAGTTTGCTACTGTATCAATATCATTAGTAAGTAATTCTTCAATCCATAACCTAAAAGCTCTTCGTAAAGCTGGTTGGTTACCAAGTTGATTAAATAAATCCGCTTTATTAGAAAGTTTATTTTCAATTGAGGTTATATATCTTATTAATGCCCAATCTTCTAAAATATCGTGAGAAGGGGAAAACTGAAATTTATTACCACTTCTAATTATTATATTATCACTTTCCAAAAGCTCTACCGCTTCATAATCTATTTTGTCATCTTCTGGTTCAAAAAATAATCTCATATTTATTGCTCTCCCTACAGCTATATGCATAAAAGTAAGGCCTCTTTTTCTTGGAAGACCATTCTTTGTTACAGTTGAATTTTCTATAACTTCATTCCATAGTATCTCTTTAAATTCTGAATAACTAATATCACTCGATATGTTTTCACTTTCTTTTATTGCTGACACTGTAAAATCAAGATATTTAGGACTTCTTAAAACTTCATTTATTTTACTATTTGAAAGGAAATTGGTTAGTTGGGGAAATTCATTTCTTATTAGCTCTATTTCATCATCATTTAAAAGAGGTATATCGACAACATTTATCTTTTCAGAGTCAATACCGAACTTTTGCTTAATCACGTTAACCGCATAAGATCTACAGGTCATTAAAAGTTTTATACCCTTATTTTCAGAAATAATTGATAATAATTGTTTAAAAGCAGAATCGGGTTGTGCTTCCAATAATTTTTCTGCACTATCAATTACAATAATTTTATTTGGAAGTGTTGATATTAAACTAAATAAATCGATTAAACTATGGTTTATTCCAACTTCACTGAATACTTGAGCTAAAGAAGTCTTATTAAGTTGGTCTGCCTTAAAAATTATAGGGACTGTATCGAATAACTCTCCACTTAAAATGTCTTTTACAATCGAAGATTTGCCAACACCAGGATAACCTGTAATAATTGAAATATCAGATTGATTTAAAGATTGTATTATTGACTTTTTAATGTTTGCCCTATCTATATGAAAGCCTTTTATTGTGTTTTTGAATGGCTTTAAAAGTAGTTCTCCATCTTGGTGTATTTTTTTAAATGAAGAATAAGCGTCATAAGATATAGATAAATCAAAATACTTATGTGGTTCAAAATTCTTTAAATCATCATTTGAAATACTACCTCCATTTCGATTATATGTAGCAACTTCGTTAAGAATCACACTCCAAATTTCTTTAGGGGTAGTTACTACATCTTTAGACTTTGATAATTGAATAAGATTAAGCGTATAGTTTTCATCTGTACTGGCTTCAGCAGTAAAATCATAAGCCAATAAATGAAAGCATTTTAAAAACTGGAATAACTCTTCTTCAGTAATAGTTTCTCCTTTAGCTAGTGTTAGACTTTCTTCAAAGATATCAAGAGCAGCTTTCTTTATTTTCACTCTATTAACTTCAGAGAAGAAATCTTCTGAATTACTCTGTTTATAAGCTATTTGGCATAAATAAGCTATATGATTTTTATCATTATTAGTTAGGCTAGATTTTATAAGGAACATTTTATCATTTTGTTTATCAAAATGACTGGTATTATTAAAATCATCCCAAAAAGCTTTTATTACTTCTAAAAAAACTTCATTCTTTGACGAAATAGGAATATTATACTTTATTTGAGAAATTACTCTTTTGGAAATGTTATTTTCTTCAATCTTAAAGAACAAATCATCTGTTTGATATCCTTTATTTTTATTTTGAAATCCAATTTCAATAATTTTACCATTAGGAAATGAAGGAATAACACCATTAATCATCATTTGTAATAAAAATGATGATTGCACATAGTTTTCATAGTCAAAACCGCCTCCACCTGTTTGAAATACACTTGCTTCTCCAGCCATTTAATTTACTTTTTCTATTATTCCAAGTTTAAGCTCTTCCAAAATTTGAACAGCATATTCTAAATCCCATTCTTTTTTACTTACCCATTGTTTTGCAATTGCTGAATTTTTGGCATCCGAAACATTATCGTTTAATGTGTTTAAAATTCTGCTTTTAATTGCTTCAGATACATTTAAATATTGACTTGCTTTTCTGCCCAAAACTCTTGCGGCTATTTTAAGTTGATCTAAATCCTCCTCTTCAGGAAAGGTGTCGTTGTGATGTTCTACTATTTCATCAAAATTCAAGTCAAAATAATATTCGATGATTCTTAAAATATCGTATAAATCACTATCGCGTTCTTCAGGTCTGTCGCTCCAGGCAATTAGTTTTAAAATAACCATTCCTGATAAGGATGGGATTTGTACTGACTTTTCTTCTATCTGTACAGTTTCTGGATTTTGCAATACCTCGCTAAAACCTAAAACGTGTAAATCGGTATAACGTTCATTGAAATTGATTGTGAAATTTTCTTCAATTTCTCCAAAAGGCAATAAATCTATGACTATATTAAATTTATCGTTGTAGAGTGTCCAGGGTGCTTCTACTTTATTAAAGCCGTAGTTGCTCAATTCTTTTACTATTGTTTCAAACTCTTGTAGGGAAGCTATCATTATGGCAAAATCTATATCTTTTGTACCTCTACTTGGTTTTATTCCTTTCTTTAAAATCTCTAAAGCTATAGCACTTGCACCAATAAGATAATAAGGCACGTTTAGTTTTACCATTACTTTATCAATACAGTCAAAAACTTCTTTAAAATAGGGAATTGAAAGCTGTTTATATGTTTGGTTGGATATACTCATCAAAAATTAATTTAGCTGTTTCTTTGCTTCTTTTATCATCATTAATAATCAAATCGGTATAGACCAATTCTGCTGGTGCTATATTATTAAAGTCCATTGTCCAAAACTTATCATATACCCAAATATTACCCTCATCATCTGGTAATAATCTATAATTCATCATTAAATCTCTTGTGGTTTCGTTGGTGTACAAAGTGAAATTTTCCGGACGTAGATGGTTGGTCATAATATCTCCAGCAGGTTCACCTCCCCAAACCGTTTTTTCATTGTTTAATTGTAATGCTCTCCAGTCTTGATTTTCATTTTGAAATCTGAATCGTTGCTTGAATATTGTGGGTTTTAATGTTTGTTCAAATTCTGTTATCCATTTGTTTAACAGCTCTTGATAATTGTTAATCACATATTCATTTTTATTTAGTTTTAAGATGAAGTTGTTTTCCAACAATCCATTTATAATCAACGGAATATTACCTAACGCAACATTGGTAATATCAGCAATTTCTCGTTGCGTTTGGTTTATAAGTTGAGGATGCAATAAAAAGTGAAATACTACTTTTAACCCTGTTTTTGTAAAAGCTCGATTTCCTTTTTCTTTTTGATTTTTGGCAGTTTTATTTGTATCGATATAAAGGAAAACACCTGCTTTATTAATATACACATTACCATTACCCTCAAGATAATTTACTTGATTTTCTCGCAGTTCTTTCTTTACCTTTGGATATAATTTTTCCGCTACCAACAAAAAGTTTTCAAACCTGTTATTGTATTCAATTATGTTAAATAACTGGTGGTTTTTAACGTCTTTCTTAACTTCAACAACCATTAAAATATTTTGATTGTTTATTATTAAGTCTAACTCTCCATCGATACCAATATCATTATTGTAATCCATATTTTTCCAGTTCCAAATTATTGGAATGTCCTTTTCTAAATTATGAATTGCATTATTTAAAATATCTATTTCATTCATTATTGCCAACCTTTTTTGTTCATTATTTTTAAATGTTCATTATTCGTGAACAAATGTAAAACATGAACAAATGTATAAAA contains:
- a CDS encoding nucleotidyl transferase AbiEii/AbiGii toxin family protein — its product is MSISNQTYKQLSIPYFKEVFDCIDKVMVKLNVPYYLIGASAIALEILKKGIKPSRGTKDIDFAIMIASLQEFETIVKELSNYGFNKVEAPWTLYNDKFNIVIDLLPFGEIEENFTINFNERYTDLHVLGFSEVLQNPETVQIEEKSVQIPSLSGMVILKLIAWSDRPEERDSDLYDILRIIEYYFDLNFDEIVEHHNDTFPEEEDLDQLKIAARVLGRKASQYLNVSEAIKSRILNTLNDNVSDAKNSAIAKQWVSKKEWDLEYAVQILEELKLGIIEKVN
- a CDS encoding type IV toxin-antitoxin system AbiEi family antitoxin, with the translated sequence MNEIDILNNAIHNLEKDIPIIWNWKNMDYNNDIGIDGELDLIINNQNILMVVEVKKDVKNHQLFNIIEYNNRFENFLLVAEKLYPKVKKELRENQVNYLEGNGNVYINKAGVFLYIDTNKTAKNQKEKGNRAFTKTGLKVVFHFLLHPQLINQTQREIADITNVALGNIPLIINGLLENNFILKLNKNEYVINNYQELLNKWITEFEQTLKPTIFKQRFRFQNENQDWRALQLNNEKTVWGGEPAGDIMTNHLRPENFTLYTNETTRDLMMNYRLLPDDEGNIWVYDKFWTMDFNNIAPAELVYTDLIINDDKRSKETAKLIFDEYIQPNI